From Sphingobium sp. B2D3C:
GATCTTCATGCGCCGCCACCGCTGGATCGGCGCGGCGATTTCCATTGCCGGCGCGACCGGCCTTCTCGCCCTCGCTGTGTATCTGCTGAGCGTCGCCAGCCGCGGCACGATCTCCGTCTACGCACTGGGTGACTGGGCCGCGCCCTTCGGCATCGTGCTGGTGCTGGATCGGCTCTCGGCGATGATGCTGCTGATTACCGCCCTGCTCGCCCTGCCCGTGCTGTGCCACGCGGTGCTGACCGGGCTGGACCGCAAGGGCTGGCATTTCCACCCGCTGTTCCAGTTCCAGTTGCTCGGCATCAACGGCGCGTTCCTGACAGGCGACCTGTTCAACCTCTTCGTCTTTTTCGAGGTCTTGCTGATCGCCTCCTACGGCCTGATGCTGCACGGCCAGGGCCCGGAGCGGCTGAAAGCCGGCGTGCAATATGTAATCGTCAACCTCATCGGCTCGACGCTGTTCCTTTTCGCGATCGGGCTGCTCTACGGCATCACCGGCACGCTCAACATGGCAGACATGGCCGCCCGCATCCCGGCCCTGCCGGCGGCCGATCAGGGCCTGCTGCGGGCCGGCGCGCATCTGCTGACGCTGGTCTTTGCGCTCAAGGCCGCGCTGCTGCCGCTGCAACTCTGGCTGCCGCGCACCTATGCCGGCACCGCCGCGCCCGTGGCCGCTTTGTTCGCGATCATGACCAAGGTCGGCGCTTATGCGATCATCCGCACATCCTCGCTGATCTTCGGCGATCAGGCCGGCGCGGCGGCGTGGGCGCCGGAGGTGTGGATGATGCCGGCCGCACTGGCGACGATGGTGATCGGTTTTGCGGGCCTGCTGGCAGCGCGCTCCCTACGCGATCTTGCCGCATTCGGGCTGCTCGGCTCCACCGCCACATTGCTGGTCGCCATTGCGGCGTTCGACCGCACGGTGCTGACGGCGGGACTTTATTATCTGGCGCACACCACATTGGCTGCGGCCTTGCTCTTCCTCGTCGTCGATCTCATCCGGCTGCGGCGCGGTCGTTACGGCGACACGATCGTCCCCTCCCCACGCTTTGCCGGCATCGAGCCACTGTCCGCGCTCTACCTGCTGGCGGCCATGGCCCTCGCGGGCCTCCCGCCGCTTTCGGGCTTCATCGGCAAATTGCTGATCCTGCAGGCGACATTGGCGGACCCTTGGGCGGCGTGGATCTGGGCGGTCATTCTCGGCACCACGCTCCTCGCCATTCTCGGCCTCGCCCGCGCCGGCAGCGCCATCTTCTGGAAGAGCGCCGCGCACCCCGACAATCGCCGGGAAGATGCCGCGACGGCAAAGCCCGATGCCCGTCTGGTCGAATTGCTACCCGCCTGCGCCTTGCTCGCAACGCTGGTCGTGCTCACCGTCGCGGCGGGGCCGGTCACGCGCTACATGGACGCAACGGCCCAGCAGCTTTTCGCGCCGACGCACAACATCGAGGCCGTTCTCGGCCCGGCGGCGGGAAGGTGAGGCAATGCTGACCAAGCTCTTCCCCCATCCCGGCCTAACGGTGATGCTGCTCATCGTCTGGATCCTGATCCAGAACAGCCTGACGGCCGGCGGCTTTCTCCTCGGCCTCCTCCTGGCGACCGTCATTCCGGTCTTTACCGCCCCATTCTGGCCCAATCGCCCGCGCGTGCGCTTCGGCTGGGCGATTTTCGATTATCTCGGGATCGTGCTCTACGATATTGTCGTGGCGAACTTCCATGTCGCCAAGCTCATCCTGTTCCGGCGCAACCGCGATCTGAATTCCCGCTGGATGACCATCCCGCTGGACCTGCGTT
This genomic window contains:
- a CDS encoding monovalent cation/H+ antiporter subunit D; this encodes MTALIAAPLLLPALMAAATLIFMRRHRWIGAAISIAGATGLLALAVYLLSVASRGTISVYALGDWAAPFGIVLVLDRLSAMMLLITALLALPVLCHAVLTGLDRKGWHFHPLFQFQLLGINGAFLTGDLFNLFVFFEVLLIASYGLMLHGQGPERLKAGVQYVIVNLIGSTLFLFAIGLLYGITGTLNMADMAARIPALPAADQGLLRAGAHLLTLVFALKAALLPLQLWLPRTYAGTAAPVAALFAIMTKVGAYAIIRTSSLIFGDQAGAAAWAPEVWMMPAALATMVIGFAGLLAARSLRDLAAFGLLGSTATLLVAIAAFDRTVLTAGLYYLAHTTLAAALLFLVVDLIRLRRGRYGDTIVPSPRFAGIEPLSALYLLAAMALAGLPPLSGFIGKLLILQATLADPWAAWIWAVILGTTLLAILGLARAGSAIFWKSAAHPDNRREDAATAKPDARLVELLPACALLATLVVLTVAAGPVTRYMDATAQQLFAPTHNIEAVLGPAAGR
- a CDS encoding Na+/H+ antiporter subunit E encodes the protein MLTKLFPHPGLTVMLLIVWILIQNSLTAGGFLLGLLLATVIPVFTAPFWPNRPRVRFGWAIFDYLGIVLYDIVVANFHVAKLILFRRNRDLNSRWMTIPLDLRSAEAITVLAGTISLTPGTVSADVSADGRYLLVHTLDTGDVAHEIAHIKARYEARLQRIFR